From a single Pasteurella atlantica genomic region:
- a CDS encoding toxin-activating lysine-acyltransferase yields the protein MNTIRVVCPVRFPDKDWSESEVLGSMVWLWHHDTLRQDATLPEIIGFLMPPIKLRQFILFYDADRPIGYISWANFNASTESLYRQSHFNLLENEQYWNCGDRTWIIDYFAPFGDHKKIFNLSRKIFPRSVVRFLKHKELQSKENKVFLHRGIDVSRAEMYSWDRKYPLGIEIE from the coding sequence ATGAATACTATTCGTGTTGTTTGTCCTGTTCGTTTTCCAGATAAGGATTGGAGTGAGTCTGAAGTATTGGGAAGCATGGTTTGGTTGTGGCATCATGATACTCTTAGACAAGACGCAACGTTACCAGAAATTATAGGTTTTCTAATGCCACCCATTAAACTTAGGCAGTTTATCCTTTTTTATGATGCTGATAGACCAATAGGCTATATTAGTTGGGCAAATTTTAATGCCTCTACTGAATCTTTATATAGGCAATCTCATTTTAATTTATTAGAGAATGAACAGTATTGGAACTGTGGTGATAGGACGTGGATAATCGATTATTTTGCTCCTTTTGGCGATCATAAAAAAATATTCAATTTATCAAGGAAAATATTTCCACGATCAGTTGTTCGCTTTTTGAAGCACAAAGAATTACAGAGTAAAGAAAATAAGGTATTTCTTCATAGAGGTATAGATGTTAGCCGTGCTGAAATGTATAGCTGGGATAGAAAATATCCCTTAGGCATAGAAATAGAATGA